In Crassostrea angulata isolate pt1a10 chromosome 6, ASM2561291v2, whole genome shotgun sequence, a genomic segment contains:
- the LOC128186658 gene encoding uncharacterized protein LOC128186658, translating into MQPTKFHCSQKQGISRINVSNMSQPKLTQKFAETFEQELEFIQKGTSTEESTALEAFGKRTTKTTDWFEAKSSVMIPAIESKRIALEEYKRTPSQKNLLTLRAAREKSSGWLDSVQMNTGKNSSRPSRQPLYLNTVTVSALDAIECLPTMDELDVEPTLEELSKAIDNLTSGKAPGNDRIPPDLLKQCKSSLLSPLHKVLGECWEDGSVPQDMGCKDRHPLQKQGRKKRLVTVRLSLKEVIISTLLYGSESWTTYSRQERKLNTSHLRYLRRILGISWQDKVPYTEVLSRANLPSMFTLLRQRRLRWLGHVRRMDDGRIPKDILYGELRSGKRSTGRPQLRFKDVVKRDMKALDIDVRSWEDLAADRPRWTSTLLRQIKSGEESLCTQEKTNAHNESSA; encoded by the exons ATGCAACCAACAAAATTCCACTGTTCACAGAAACAGGGCATTTCGCGCATCAACGTCAGCAACATGTCGCAACCCAAGCTCACTCAGAAGTTTGCAGAAACCTTTGAGCAGGAACTGGAGTTCATACAAAAAGGGACCTCAACCGAGGAAAG CACTGCCCTGGAAGCCTTTGGTAAAAGAACAACAAAGACAACAGACTGGTTCGAGGCAAAGTCCTCTGTGATGATTCCTGCCATAGAATCCAAACGTATAGCTTTGGAGGAATACAAAAGAACACCAAGTCAGAAGAACCTTCTGACTCTAAGAGCTGCCAGAGAAAAGTCCAGCGGATGGTTAGACTCTGTGCAAATGAATACTGGCAAGAACTCATCGAGACCATCCAGACAACCGCTGTATCTG AACACTGTGACTGTCTCAGCCCTGGACGCCATTGAGTGCCTGCCAACCATGGATGAACTTGATGTAGAACCAACATTAGAAGAACTAAGTAAGGCTATTGACAACCTGACCTCAGGAAAAGCTCCTGGTAACGATAGAATCCCTCCAGACTTGCTAAAACAGTGCAAAAGCTCACTGTTGTCACCCCTACATAAGGTTCTAGGTGAGTGCTGGGAAGATGGGAGCGTGCCACAAGACATGGGATGCAAAGATCGTCACCCTCTACAAAAACAAGGGAGAAAGAAGCGACT AGTAACAGTGCGGCTTTCGCTCAAAGAGGTCATAATCAGCACCTTGCTGTACGGTAGCGAGTCGTGGACAACGTATTCCAGGCAGGAAAGAAAGCTCAACACCTCTCATCTGCGATATCTGCGCCGCATCCTGGGCATTTCGTGGCAGGACAAGGTGCCTTACACCGAAGTCCTGTCTCGGGCGAACCTTCCAAGCATGTTCACTTTGCTTCGACAACGCAGGTTACGCTGGCTCGGGCATGTGCGTCGAATGGATGACGGACGTATTCCCAAGGACATCTTGTATGGAGAATTGAGATCTGGGAAACGAAGCACTGGGCGCCCACAACTTCGATTCAAGGATGTCGTAAAAAGAGACATGAAGGCCCTTGATATCGACGTGCGATCTTGGGAAGACCTAGCAGCAGATCGACCCAGATGGACGTCCACACTACTTAGACAGATCAAGTCAGGGGAAGAAAGCTTGTGCACGCAGGAGAAAACAAACGCGCACAACGAAAGCAGCGCCTAA